One window of the Corynebacterium glutamicum ATCC 13032 genome contains the following:
- a CDS encoding dTMP kinase has product MIVSIEGIDGAGKNTLVSALTQVIDAKVLAFPRYETSIHAQLAAEALHGRMGDLTDSAYAMATLFALDRHFAIDDLNAPGVVLLDRYVASNAAYTAARLLDDDAPRWVADLEFGRLGLPRPTLQVLLDTPAEVAQDRARRREALDSARARDRYESDSALQQRTAEHYRRLAADNWESPWIVVAPDEDPGHVAQRIVEFLGTIN; this is encoded by the coding sequence ATGATTGTCAGCATTGAGGGAATCGACGGCGCCGGCAAAAACACCCTGGTTTCGGCATTAACGCAGGTTATTGATGCAAAAGTCCTTGCATTCCCACGTTATGAAACCTCGATTCACGCCCAATTGGCCGCGGAAGCACTCCACGGCCGCATGGGCGACCTCACCGACAGCGCCTACGCCATGGCCACGCTTTTCGCCCTCGACCGCCACTTCGCGATTGATGACTTAAATGCGCCCGGCGTGGTGCTGCTCGACCGATACGTCGCCTCCAACGCGGCTTATACCGCCGCCAGATTGCTTGACGACGACGCCCCCCGCTGGGTTGCCGACCTGGAATTCGGGCGGCTTGGGCTCCCACGTCCGACGCTTCAAGTGTTGTTGGATACCCCCGCGGAGGTAGCGCAAGATAGGGCTAGACGTCGAGAAGCGCTTGACTCCGCGCGTGCGCGGGACCGCTATGAATCGGATTCGGCGCTGCAGCAACGCACCGCCGAGCACTATCGCCGCCTCGCGGCGGACAACTGGGAATCACCGTGGATCGTGGTTGCCCCTGATGAAGACCCCGGCCACGTTGCGCAGAGAATCGTGGAATTCCTGGGTACTATAAACTAA
- the ahcY gene encoding adenosylhomocysteinase, which produces MAQVMDFKVADLSLAEAGRHQIRLAEYEMPGLMQLRKEFADEQPLKGARIAGSIHMTVQTAVLIETLTALGAEVRWASCNIFSTQDEAAAAIVVGSGTVEEPAGVPVFAWKGESLEEYWWCINQIFSWGDELPNMILDDGGDATMAVIRGREYEQAGLVPPAEANDSDEYIAFLGMLREVLAAEPGKWGKIAEAVKGVTEETTTGVHRLYHFAEEGVLPFPAMNVNDAVTKSKFDNKYGTRHSLIDGINRATDMLMGGKNVLVCGYGDVGKGCAEAFDGQGARVKVTEADPINALQALMDGYSVVTVDEAIEDADIVITATGNKDIISFEQMLKMKDHALLGNIGHFDNEIDMHSLLHRDDVTRTTIKPQVDEFTFSTGRSIIVLSEGRLLNLGNATGHPSFVMSNSFADQTIAQIELFQNEGQYENEVYRLPKVLDEKVARIHVEALGGQLTELTKEQAEYIGVDVAGPFKPEHYRY; this is translated from the coding sequence ATGGCACAGGTTATGGACTTCAAGGTTGCCGATCTTTCACTAGCAGAGGCAGGACGTCACCAGATTCGTCTTGCAGAGTATGAGATGCCAGGTCTCATGCAGTTGCGCAAGGAATTCGCAGACGAGCAGCCTTTGAAGGGCGCCCGAATTGCTGGTTCTATCCACATGACGGTCCAGACCGCCGTGCTTATTGAGACCCTCACTGCTTTGGGCGCTGAGGTTCGTTGGGCTTCCTGCAACATTTTCTCCACCCAGGATGAGGCTGCAGCGGCTATCGTTGTCGGCTCCGGCACCGTCGAAGAGCCAGCTGGTGTTCCAGTATTCGCGTGGAAGGGTGAGTCACTGGAGGAGTACTGGTGGTGCATCAACCAGATCTTCAGCTGGGGCGATGAGCTGCCAAACATGATCCTCGACGACGGCGGTGACGCCACCATGGCTGTTATTCGCGGTCGCGAATACGAGCAGGCTGGTCTGGTTCCACCAGCAGAGGCCAACGATTCCGATGAGTACATCGCATTCTTGGGCATGCTGCGTGAGGTTCTTGCTGCAGAGCCTGGCAAGTGGGGCAAGATCGCTGAGGCCGTTAAGGGTGTCACCGAGGAAACCACCACCGGTGTGCACCGCCTGTACCACTTCGCTGAAGAAGGCGTGCTGCCTTTCCCAGCGATGAACGTCAACGACGCTGTCACCAAGTCCAAGTTTGATAACAAGTACGGCACCCGCCACTCCCTGATCGACGGCATCAACCGCGCCACTGACATGCTCATGGGCGGCAAGAACGTGCTTGTCTGCGGTTACGGCGATGTCGGCAAGGGCTGCGCTGAGGCTTTCGACGGCCAGGGCGCTCGCGTCAAGGTCACCGAAGCTGACCCAATCAACGCTCTTCAGGCTCTGATGGATGGCTACTCTGTGGTCACCGTTGATGAGGCCATCGAGGACGCCGACATCGTGATCACCGCGACCGGCAACAAGGACATCATTTCCTTCGAGCAGATGCTCAAGATGAAGGATCACGCTCTGCTGGGCAACATCGGTCACTTTGATAATGAGATCGATATGCATTCCCTGTTGCACCGCGACGACGTCACCCGCACCACGATCAAGCCACAGGTCGACGAGTTCACCTTCTCCACCGGTCGCTCCATCATCGTCCTGTCCGAAGGTCGCCTGTTGAACCTTGGCAACGCCACCGGACACCCATCATTTGTCATGTCCAACTCTTTCGCCGATCAGACCATTGCGCAGATCGAACTGTTCCAAAACGAAGGACAGTACGAGAACGAGGTCTACCGTCTGCCTAAGGTTCTCGACGAAAAGGTGGCACGCATCCACGTTGAGGCTCTCGGCGGTCAGCTCACCGAACTGACCAAGGAGCAGGCTGAGTACATCGGCGTTGACGTTGCAGGCCCATTCAAGCCGGAGCACTACCGCTACTAA
- the mtrA gene encoding two-component system response regulator MtrA, translated as MSQKILVVDDDPAISEMLTIVLSAEGFDTVAVTDGALAVETASREQPDLILLDLMLPGMNGIDICRLIRQESSVPIIMLTAKTDTVDVVLGLESGADDYVNKPFKAKELVARIRARLRATVDEPSEIIEVGDLSIDVPAHTVKRNGAEISLTPLEFDLLLELARKPQQVFTREELLGKVWGYRHASDTRLVNVHVQRLRAKIEKDPENPQIVLTVRGVGYKTGHND; from the coding sequence ATGTCACAGAAAATTCTCGTGGTTGATGATGATCCCGCCATCTCCGAGATGCTCACCATCGTGCTCAGCGCAGAAGGCTTTGACACCGTAGCTGTCACCGACGGCGCACTCGCCGTGGAAACCGCCTCCCGGGAACAACCGGATCTGATTTTGCTCGACTTGATGCTTCCAGGCATGAACGGCATCGACATTTGTCGCCTCATCCGCCAAGAATCCTCCGTACCCATCATCATGCTCACCGCCAAAACCGACACCGTTGATGTGGTGCTCGGTTTGGAATCCGGTGCAGACGATTACGTGAACAAGCCTTTCAAAGCGAAAGAACTTGTCGCCCGCATCCGTGCCCGCCTCCGCGCAACCGTGGACGAGCCCAGCGAAATCATCGAAGTCGGCGATCTGTCCATCGACGTCCCAGCACACACCGTCAAACGAAACGGCGCTGAGATTTCCTTGACCCCACTCGAATTCGACCTCCTGCTGGAACTCGCCCGCAAACCACAGCAAGTATTCACCCGTGAAGAATTGCTGGGCAAAGTGTGGGGCTACCGCCACGCATCCGACACTCGACTGGTCAACGTTCACGTTCAGCGTCTGCGCGCCAAGATTGAAAAAGATCCAGAAAATCCGCAGATCGTCCTCACCGTCCGCGGTGTTGGCTACAAAACTGGCCACAACGATTAA